From the Pseudomonas baltica genome, one window contains:
- a CDS encoding sugar-binding protein — MTSSTAVHSNAFNFMSFIESGVDPRTGQYTLAINLPALQSYDLNGPEFPISLSYNPLNTTHSGYGLGWDLKLSQYTPATGILALSTGETFKSTATEGGRLVFKEQKLDSFRCFVDGNGWYRVVHKSGLVEYLQEQGIAGYQVALPRYVESPQGHRLQLDYQPFGNFLRLATVRDDSSVLLQISIDGKLVHIDQRPGAAEDGGAWARYTLQLGAGDRVDRISLPSTPASSWRFTYELAKGMLILKTIGSPTGAVETLEYLDDGHVFPDGSSAADHLTDDGEPLSLLAREARERFELGRRQRSGESPAVTQARAAAKARPPLPRVTRHVTDPGFGQPLIEVRYTYTLDGNPSIHNFLGAGLSDVIFEDDGLDNIYKTRTAYRYGSVETLWVAGVAVRSITRTFNRYHLLIEESTQQNDSIKRVVTRYHITEGLDFDLQPAQVQLPRQVETTWRNVAAGTARTETEYSTFDRYGNPTETTAANGVREVSTWYPAEASEGCPAHPYGFVSQLREQTTYPANSAYTDEPVLRTRYRYALLDPLNLIPYESGQQPPVSGSLMPWLAPSSELQTTLVNDSATEVQVKVSDYLHEPTHPGKHGRTKSVKVTLGGVTTFPATGAPVTAGGYASTTQYTYEKISASATLKTVETTTTFDSLQKVISRQASILTGNVLLDRDDNGVEIETQYNALDQVTAEIAAPNTPERAQRSYFYELVNAAGEQAMQRVIDVKGVETRTYFDGLNRAIKEERQLCDSPTRASEFVQTYAASYDALGQLVSETEFDVRLGDAPAVSDTSFTKAEWDWLGQDSLALTTVFTYDDWGQQKSATGPDGVVDYEQTDPVSLETSAWRTGIGKTVTKNNLFEKADWIERRSVAGGLYSKETSEYDGLGRLRKEQDARGRATSYSYDVFDRLISNLLPDGAVVKREFAAHSSEDLPTSIGVVAAGKSYHLGTQQFDGLSRLTVSIIGNRHRRNTYNSTGSQPDFVHTPAGDMIAYTYKPHLSDDPVTRQIDGGPISAIYSLDQQNARLLSGSESGHEFKREFFSTGELKSERLIDANGEHDMSYVYSLRGRLLSYTDVLGNTQTHSYDLGGRLSATRLGTTHTRLTYNASGLNDGINTRDDALDQQVNISLEYDEQGREVLRTFDLGDGQVQKLAQAYTLLDQISKRTLSEADTVLREEGFNYDVRGRLDTYTATGSEAPFDPANKQMVSQVFLCDAIDNHEIVLTEFKEADGTSGSNFATYAYSAVDPAQLVEITNDHAAYARFNMILKYDANGCLLQDEEGRELEYDGLSRLVRVKPTDAAELDYRYSADDRICQAAAERRFYRSGELVSLVEVNGDARTIVRAGDALVAEHQTQLAPKA, encoded by the coding sequence ATGACTTCTTCAACCGCTGTGCATTCCAATGCCTTTAATTTCATGAGCTTTATTGAAAGCGGTGTCGATCCGCGTACCGGGCAATATACGTTGGCGATCAACTTGCCAGCGCTGCAGTCCTATGATTTGAATGGCCCCGAGTTCCCGATATCCCTCAGCTATAATCCGCTCAATACCACGCATAGTGGCTATGGGTTGGGGTGGGACTTGAAACTTTCGCAGTATACGCCGGCTACCGGTATTCTCGCGCTGAGCACGGGGGAAACGTTCAAGTCGACGGCTACCGAGGGCGGCAGACTGGTATTCAAGGAGCAGAAACTCGACTCTTTTCGCTGTTTTGTAGACGGTAACGGCTGGTACCGTGTAGTCCACAAGTCGGGATTGGTGGAGTATCTCCAGGAGCAGGGCATTGCCGGTTATCAGGTGGCGCTGCCCCGTTATGTCGAGTCGCCTCAGGGGCATCGTTTGCAGTTGGACTACCAACCCTTCGGAAATTTTTTGCGGTTAGCCACCGTGCGCGACGACAGCTCTGTCCTGTTGCAGATTTCGATCGACGGCAAGCTGGTACACATCGATCAACGGCCGGGCGCCGCCGAGGACGGCGGCGCCTGGGCCCGCTATACCTTGCAGCTGGGCGCCGGCGACCGAGTCGATCGCATCAGCCTGCCATCGACACCCGCGTCCTCCTGGCGATTCACCTATGAATTGGCGAAAGGGATGTTGATCCTCAAGACCATCGGCTCGCCTACCGGTGCCGTTGAAACCCTCGAGTATCTGGATGATGGTCACGTATTCCCCGACGGCTCAAGCGCAGCCGATCATCTGACCGATGATGGCGAACCGTTGTCCCTGTTGGCCCGGGAAGCGCGGGAGCGTTTCGAGCTTGGACGTCGCCAGCGCAGCGGCGAGTCGCCGGCGGTGACGCAGGCACGTGCTGCCGCCAAAGCCCGCCCGCCGTTGCCGCGGGTAACCCGCCACGTCACCGATCCGGGGTTCGGCCAGCCGTTGATCGAGGTCCGCTACACCTATACCCTCGATGGAAACCCCAGCATTCACAACTTTCTGGGGGCCGGCCTGAGCGATGTCATCTTCGAAGACGACGGGCTGGACAACATCTACAAGACGCGCACCGCTTATCGCTATGGCTCGGTCGAGACACTGTGGGTGGCCGGCGTGGCGGTACGATCCATCACTCGTACGTTCAACCGCTATCACCTGTTGATTGAAGAAAGCACCCAGCAGAACGACTCTATCAAGCGCGTTGTGACCCGTTATCACATCACTGAAGGGCTGGACTTCGATCTGCAGCCTGCTCAAGTCCAATTGCCCCGGCAAGTCGAGACCACTTGGAGGAATGTGGCCGCTGGCACTGCACGTACCGAGACTGAATACAGCACCTTCGATCGCTACGGCAACCCGACCGAAACAACGGCGGCCAATGGTGTGCGTGAGGTCAGTACCTGGTACCCCGCCGAAGCTTCCGAGGGCTGCCCAGCCCATCCTTACGGCTTCGTCAGCCAGTTGCGCGAGCAAACCACCTACCCGGCCAACTCTGCCTATACCGATGAGCCGGTTCTGCGAACTCGCTATCGTTATGCACTGCTGGATCCGCTGAACCTGATCCCTTACGAGTCCGGCCAACAGCCACCGGTGTCGGGCTCCTTGATGCCTTGGCTGGCACCTTCAAGCGAGCTGCAGACCACGCTGGTCAATGATAGTGCGACCGAAGTGCAGGTGAAGGTCAGCGACTATCTGCATGAACCGACGCACCCGGGAAAGCATGGTCGTACCAAGTCGGTGAAAGTCACGCTGGGCGGTGTCACCACCTTCCCGGCCACGGGTGCGCCTGTGACCGCTGGCGGCTATGCATCGACCACCCAATACACGTACGAGAAAATATCTGCCAGTGCCACGCTGAAGACCGTAGAGACCACGACCACCTTCGATTCACTACAGAAGGTCATCAGCCGCCAAGCGTCGATACTGACCGGCAACGTCCTGCTTGACCGCGACGATAATGGCGTGGAGATCGAAACGCAGTACAACGCGCTCGATCAGGTAACCGCTGAAATCGCTGCGCCCAACACCCCTGAGCGTGCCCAGCGCAGCTATTTCTATGAGTTGGTCAATGCTGCGGGCGAACAGGCCATGCAACGGGTCATCGATGTCAAGGGGGTGGAAACCCGTACGTATTTCGATGGTCTCAACCGCGCCATCAAAGAAGAGCGCCAGCTTTGCGATTCGCCGACCCGCGCCAGCGAGTTCGTGCAGACCTACGCTGCCAGCTATGACGCGCTGGGGCAGTTGGTCAGCGAAACCGAGTTTGATGTGCGCTTGGGCGATGCTCCGGCGGTGTCCGATACTTCATTCACCAAGGCCGAATGGGATTGGTTGGGTCAAGACAGTCTGGCCTTGACGACTGTGTTTACGTACGACGATTGGGGCCAGCAAAAGTCGGCGACCGGCCCCGATGGTGTGGTGGACTACGAGCAGACCGACCCAGTGTCTCTGGAGACCAGCGCCTGGCGTACAGGGATTGGCAAGACCGTGACCAAGAACAACCTGTTCGAAAAGGCCGATTGGATAGAGCGTCGGAGCGTTGCCGGAGGGTTGTATAGCAAGGAGACCTCCGAGTACGACGGCCTGGGCCGGCTGCGCAAAGAGCAGGACGCGCGCGGCCGTGCGACGTCTTATAGCTATGACGTGTTCGACCGCCTGATCAGCAACCTGTTGCCGGACGGCGCGGTGGTCAAACGCGAGTTTGCAGCGCATAGCAGCGAAGATCTACCGACTTCCATCGGTGTCGTGGCGGCGGGCAAGAGCTATCATCTAGGGACTCAGCAGTTTGATGGGTTGTCGCGCCTCACTGTTTCAATCATCGGCAACCGTCATCGAAGAAATACCTACAACAGCACCGGGTCGCAGCCGGATTTCGTGCACACGCCAGCCGGAGATATGATTGCCTACACCTACAAACCCCACCTGAGCGATGATCCGGTAACTCGGCAGATCGATGGCGGGCCTATTTCGGCGATCTACAGCCTCGACCAGCAAAATGCACGGTTGTTGTCAGGCAGCGAGTCGGGGCATGAGTTCAAGCGCGAGTTCTTCAGTACAGGCGAGCTGAAGTCCGAGCGGCTCATCGATGCCAACGGCGAGCATGACATGAGCTACGTCTACAGCTTGCGCGGCCGACTGCTCAGTTACACTGACGTACTGGGCAATACCCAGACCCACAGCTATGACCTGGGCGGACGTCTGAGCGCCACTCGACTGGGAACCACTCACACTCGTCTGACGTACAACGCGTCGGGCCTGAACGATGGTATCAATACCCGGGACGATGCACTCGATCAGCAGGTCAACATTAGCCTGGAATATGACGAACAGGGGCGAGAGGTCCTGCGCACGTTCGACCTGGGCGACGGCCAGGTGCAAAAACTCGCCCAGGCCTACACCTTGCTCGACCAGATAAGCAAACGCACCCTCAGCGAAGCGGACACAGTGCTGCGGGAGGAAGGTTTCAACTACGACGTCCGCGGGCGGCTGGATACGTACACGGCCACCGGCAGTGAGGCGCCTTTTGATCCGGCGAACAAGCAGATGGTCAGCCAGGTGTTTCTGTGCGACGCCATCGACAACCACGAGATTGTCTTGACCGAGTTCAAGGAGGCTGACGGCACGTCAGGGAGCAACTTTGCCACGTACGCCTACAGTGCTGTAGATCCGGCGCAACTGGTAGAGATCACTAACGATCACGCAGCGTATGCCAGGTTCAACATGATCTTGAAATACGATGCCAATGGCTGCCTGCTGCAAGACGAGGAGGGCCGGGAGCTGGAGTACGATGGGCTGAGCCGTTTGGTCAGGGTCAAGCCGACCGACGCGGCGGAGCTGGATTATCGCTACAGCGCCGACGATCGGATCTGCCAAGCCGCCGCCGAACGCCGCTTCTACCGATCCGGAGAGCTGGTTAGCCTGGTCGAGGTCAACGGTGACGCCCGCACCATCGTGCGTGCGGGTGATGCCCTGGTAGCGGAGCATCAGACGCAACTCGCGCCCAAGGCATGA
- a CDS encoding response regulator transcription factor, whose translation MIADDHPVVLLGTTATLSADPRQGFEVVGTANTVVGLFDLLARVTCKVLITDFSMPKGELADGLTMIGRIRREYPQVQIVVLSMLSSTHILRALLRMGVMGLYNKNENLTELPRATRLAGMRRRYISPSYMRKLEQPNDPLSARELEVLRMMANGLSGRDIALLTHRSEKTVSRHKRNAMDKLGLAHDSALLDYITGLDASG comes from the coding sequence ATGATCGCAGACGACCACCCCGTCGTCCTGCTCGGCACCACCGCAACGCTTAGCGCCGACCCTCGTCAAGGCTTCGAAGTGGTCGGCACCGCCAATACCGTGGTCGGCCTTTTCGATTTGCTTGCTCGGGTAACCTGCAAAGTCTTGATTACGGACTTTTCCATGCCCAAAGGCGAACTGGCCGATGGCCTGACGATGATCGGCCGCATACGCCGCGAATACCCCCAAGTACAGATCGTCGTGCTAAGCATGCTCAGCAGTACCCACATATTGCGGGCGTTACTGCGTATGGGCGTCATGGGTTTGTACAACAAGAACGAAAACCTGACCGAATTACCGCGGGCGACGCGTCTGGCGGGAATGAGACGTCGCTATATCAGTCCCAGTTATATGCGCAAGCTGGAACAACCCAACGATCCGTTGTCAGCACGAGAACTTGAGGTATTACGGATGATGGCCAACGGGTTGTCGGGTCGCGATATCGCCTTGCTTACCCATCGCAGCGAAAAGACCGTAAGCCGGCATAAACGCAATGCCATGGACAAGCTGGGGCTGGCCCATGACAGCGCGCTGCTCGATTACATCACTGGCCTGGACGCCAGCGGCTAA
- a CDS encoding LuxR family transcriptional regulator, whose translation MPRNSRKHLTTRPADADTAKHLGSISLTCREQQVLMWVAQGKSSWEIGHIIECKECTVNFHCRNIMGKLNVSTRAHALIMAVGLGLLSPGP comes from the coding sequence ATGCCAAGGAATTCTCGCAAACACCTGACTACCCGCCCCGCCGATGCGGACACCGCCAAACATCTGGGGTCGATTTCGCTCACCTGCCGCGAGCAACAAGTGCTAATGTGGGTCGCTCAGGGAAAAAGCTCATGGGAAATCGGCCACATCATCGAATGCAAGGAATGCACAGTGAACTTCCATTGCCGAAACATCATGGGGAAATTGAATGTGAGCACCCGTGCTCATGCCTTGATCATGGCCGTGGGGCTGGGACTGCTAAGCCCCGGACCATAG
- a CDS encoding autotransporter outer membrane beta-barrel domain-containing protein, which translates to MAESDLTLINSQVTATGANGNGLSSSGGTIMLIDSQIKGGNFGITVIRPANNGISVVDLDNTSVEGGTGAAINVFNRGLTTSVINIRNGSTLVGGNGVILDVNGSSKVQANVSNSDLTGNIIVHAPIAGFGDALLDLSMNSASLTGDVDAQDGSVANLALANGSLLSGNFNLAGASTGSLSLGSGSQMTGSVNLADTTDAQLSLATSSLLLGDINLIDASSATLNLDSGSQMTGSVNLAGTSSAQVSLANAGHLLGDLNLNDASSASLSLDSGSQMTGSVNLAGTSSAQVSLANAGHLLGDLNLNDASSASLSLDSGSQMTGSVKLADTSTAQVTLANGSQLTGDVIAAAGTTANVTLDSGSLLTGRLENLQSLSINNNAQWQMVEDSTVDTLSLDGGRVRFGEATDFQTLNVGDLSGNGTFVMDVDFASGDRDFLNVTGNASGNHELLIASTGTDPVSDTSLHVVHINAGDATFGLVGGAVDLGTWSYGLRGEGTDWYLDASQKTISPGTASVLALFNTAPTVWYGELSSLRSRMGELRSNSSQTGAWSRVYGAKYDVSANNGLSYSQQQNGFSIGADAPLPVGDGQWLLGVLAGHSDSDLSLARGSSGTVKSYYAGVYTTWLDAQSGYYFDGVLKFNRFNNDSKVNLSDGTRTKGSYDNNALGASAEFGKHIKLDDGYFVEPSAQLATVFIQGRDYSLDNDMQASGERTRSLLGKLGATAGRRFDLGEGRYAQPYVRAAYVHEFAKGNEVSVNGNSFNNDLSGSRGELGAGLSVAIADKWDVHADFQYTDGEKLSQPWGANVGVRYSW; encoded by the coding sequence GTGGCGGAATCCGACCTGACATTGATCAATTCGCAGGTAACCGCCACTGGCGCCAATGGCAACGGTTTGAGTTCCAGTGGCGGTACGATCATGTTGATCGATAGCCAGATCAAGGGCGGCAATTTCGGCATTACCGTAATACGGCCGGCCAACAACGGTATTTCGGTGGTCGATCTTGATAACACCTCGGTAGAAGGGGGCACGGGTGCTGCGATCAATGTGTTCAATCGGGGCTTGACCACCTCAGTGATCAATATCCGCAATGGCTCGACCCTGGTGGGCGGTAACGGGGTAATCCTGGACGTCAATGGCAGCAGCAAGGTACAGGCCAACGTCAGCAACAGCGATTTGACAGGCAACATTATCGTGCATGCGCCCATTGCAGGGTTCGGTGATGCGCTGCTGGATTTGAGCATGAACAGCGCCAGCCTCACTGGCGATGTCGACGCGCAAGACGGTAGTGTGGCCAACCTGGCACTGGCCAACGGCAGTCTGCTGAGCGGTAATTTCAATCTGGCCGGCGCTAGTACGGGCAGCCTGAGCCTGGGCAGTGGCAGCCAGATGACCGGGTCAGTCAACCTGGCCGATACGACGGACGCACAGCTGAGTTTGGCCACTTCCAGCCTGTTGCTGGGTGACATCAACCTGATCGACGCCAGCAGCGCCACCTTGAACCTGGACAGCGGTAGCCAGATGACGGGTTCGGTCAACCTGGCCGGTACCAGTTCGGCACAGGTAAGCCTCGCCAATGCCGGTCATTTGCTGGGCGATCTCAACCTCAACGACGCCAGCAGCGCTAGCTTGAGCCTTGACAGCGGTAGCCAGATGACGGGTTCGGTCAACCTGGCCGGTACCAGTTCGGCACAGGTAAGCCTCGCCAATGCCGGTCATTTGCTGGGCGATCTCAACCTCAACGACGCCAGCAGCGCTAGCTTGAGCCTCGACAGCGGCAGCCAGATGACTGGCTCGGTCAAGCTGGCTGATACCAGCACTGCGCAAGTAACCCTGGCCAATGGCAGCCAACTGACCGGTGACGTGATCGCCGCCGCCGGCACAACCGCCAACGTCACCCTTGACTCGGGCTCCTTGCTGACCGGTCGTCTGGAAAACCTGCAGTCGCTGAGCATCAACAATAACGCGCAATGGCAGATGGTCGAGGACAGTACGGTCGACACGCTGAGCTTGGACGGCGGACGTGTGCGCTTCGGCGAGGCCACGGACTTTCAGACACTGAACGTCGGCGATCTGTCAGGCAACGGCACATTTGTCATGGACGTCGATTTCGCTTCGGGCGACCGTGACTTCCTCAACGTCACCGGCAATGCCAGCGGCAATCACGAGTTGCTGATCGCCAGCACCGGCACCGATCCGGTCAGCGACACCAGCCTGCACGTGGTGCATATCAACGCGGGCGATGCGACCTTCGGGCTGGTGGGCGGCGCTGTCGACCTGGGCACTTGGTCCTATGGACTGCGCGGCGAAGGTACCGACTGGTACCTGGATGCCTCGCAGAAGACCATCAGTCCCGGTACCGCCTCGGTGCTGGCGTTGTTCAACACCGCGCCTACCGTGTGGTACGGCGAGTTGAGCTCGCTGCGCAGCCGCATGGGTGAGTTGCGCAGCAACAGCAGCCAGACCGGGGCGTGGAGCCGAGTCTACGGCGCCAAGTACGACGTCAGTGCCAACAATGGCCTGAGCTACAGCCAGCAGCAGAATGGTTTCTCGATCGGTGCGGATGCGCCGCTGCCCGTGGGCGACGGCCAGTGGCTGTTGGGGGTGCTGGCGGGTCATAGCGATTCCGACCTGAGCCTGGCCCGGGGTTCCAGCGGTACGGTCAAAAGTTACTATGCGGGGGTCTATACCACCTGGCTGGATGCCCAGAGCGGGTACTACTTTGATGGCGTGCTGAAATTCAACCGGTTCAACAACGACTCCAAGGTCAATCTCAGCGACGGCACCCGTACCAAAGGCAGCTACGACAACAACGCACTGGGCGCCTCGGCGGAGTTCGGCAAGCATATCAAGCTCGATGATGGCTACTTCGTCGAACCCTCGGCGCAGTTGGCCACGGTATTCATTCAGGGGCGCGATTACAGCCTCGACAACGACATGCAGGCCAGTGGCGAACGTACTCGCTCGCTGCTCGGCAAGCTGGGCGCCACGGCCGGACGCCGCTTTGATCTGGGCGAAGGGCGCTATGCCCAGCCTTATGTGCGGGCGGCCTATGTGCATGAATTTGCCAAGGGCAACGAGGTGTCGGTCAACGGCAACAGCTTCAACAACGATTTGTCCGGCTCGCGTGGCGAACTTGGGGCGGGCCTGTCGGTGGCCATCGCCGACAAGTGGGACGTGCATGCCG